In Propionispora hippei DSM 15287, a single window of DNA contains:
- a CDS encoding ferredoxin-thioredoxin reductase catalytic domain-containing protein, translating into MAEKWYERVAKQFGAEVNAEMETTITEGLSRNKALYGARYCPCKLQRTPDNICPCKEFREEGHCHCGLFV; encoded by the coding sequence ATGGCTGAAAAATGGTATGAACGTGTAGCAAAACAATTCGGGGCCGAAGTGAACGCTGAGATGGAAACCACAATCACTGAGGGCTTATCTCGCAACAAGGCTCTATATGGTGCTAGATACTGCCCTTGTAAACTACAACGTACTCCTGACAATATCTGCCCTTGCAAAGAGTTCCGTGAAGAGGGCCATTGTCATTGTGGCCTGTTCGTATAA
- a CDS encoding ATP-dependent DNA ligase: MNFKPQLALDLSKVKVAKLVWPMFVSQKVDGVWCCAIKENDIVTTYSRTGEVFSSMRHIETELSKILQNREGIVFEAAVYSNTIPQSVVSGWVRDTKNQHLELHASCHTLLNLDNFNVPFKTSWIELRKRIESGVVERRIATFVMQTLVYSIEEAQKYANLIIQHGGEGAVLRNPRAVYQPGKRNADIIKIKKGVSFDLKVIGVYEGKGKYKGTLGGLVCCWKDDRTIEISGMTDAQRHAWWSNPEEIIGKVVQVDAMCESSKGLLREPRFKGIRLDKTEGDF; the protein is encoded by the coding sequence ATGAACTTCAAGCCGCAACTGGCTCTTGACTTATCAAAGGTCAAAGTAGCGAAATTGGTATGGCCTATGTTTGTCTCCCAGAAGGTAGATGGTGTCTGGTGCTGTGCTATCAAAGAGAACGACATTGTGACCACATATAGCCGAACCGGGGAAGTCTTTTCTTCCATGAGACACATTGAGACTGAACTGTCGAAAATCCTCCAGAACCGTGAAGGAATTGTATTTGAGGCCGCTGTGTATAGCAATACAATTCCTCAGTCCGTTGTCTCTGGGTGGGTACGAGATACCAAGAATCAACACTTGGAACTTCATGCCTCCTGCCATACCCTATTAAACCTTGACAACTTCAATGTTCCATTCAAGACTTCTTGGATTGAACTGAGAAAACGTATTGAGAGCGGTGTGGTTGAACGCCGCATCGCTACCTTTGTCATGCAGACTCTTGTGTACTCCATTGAGGAGGCCCAGAAGTATGCTAACCTTATCATCCAACATGGAGGCGAAGGTGCTGTTCTAAGGAACCCTCGTGCCGTATATCAACCGGGAAAACGAAATGCAGACATCATCAAAATTAAGAAAGGTGTCTCCTTCGACCTCAAGGTCATTGGTGTCTATGAAGGCAAAGGGAAATACAAGGGAACCCTCGGTGGTCTCGTATGTTGCTGGAAGGATGACAGGACTATCGAAATCTCAGGTATGACCGATGCCCAGAGACACGCTTGGTGGAGCAATCCTGAAGAAATCATTGGGAAGGTCGTACAGGTGGATGCGATGTGCGAATCCTCAAAGGGACTTCTGAGAGAGCCTCGCTTCAAAGGCATCCGATTAGATAAGACGGAAGGAGACTTCTAA
- a CDS encoding 5'-3' exonuclease H3TH domain-containing protein: protein MKHPLILLFDADMILFESCAAVETEIQWEDDLWTLHSDAADAKAKVDDRISSITDKVLTKLGHEGAYEILMCFTDDNNFRKTILPSYKANRIGKRKPVCYRGVKEWVFENYTTYQRPNLEADDCIGILATLKPNTLIISGDKDFKSVPGRFFNYRKDELYEISEDEANYWHMFQTLIGDTADNYSGCPGIGEKTAQKILAEGCSWETVVAQFTKKGLTEHDALTQARVARILRKEDYDFKNKAVKLWEPKR from the coding sequence ATGAAACATCCACTCATTTTGCTTTTTGATGCCGATATGATTCTCTTTGAGTCCTGCGCCGCTGTAGAGACAGAGATTCAATGGGAAGATGACCTTTGGACTTTACACTCAGATGCCGCAGATGCCAAGGCTAAAGTAGATGACCGCATCTCCTCCATCACTGACAAGGTATTGACCAAGCTCGGTCATGAAGGAGCCTATGAGATTCTCATGTGCTTCACCGATGATAACAACTTCAGAAAAACCATCCTACCTTCTTACAAGGCTAACCGTATCGGAAAACGCAAGCCTGTCTGTTACCGTGGGGTCAAAGAGTGGGTCTTTGAGAACTACACTACCTATCAACGGCCTAACCTTGAGGCTGACGATTGTATTGGCATCCTGGCTACCTTGAAACCAAATACACTCATCATCTCCGGTGATAAGGATTTTAAGAGCGTTCCCGGTCGATTCTTCAACTACCGCAAGGACGAACTCTATGAAATCTCTGAGGATGAGGCTAACTATTGGCATATGTTCCAGACCCTCATCGGAGATACCGCTGACAACTACTCAGGGTGTCCCGGTATTGGCGAAAAGACTGCCCAGAAGATTCTCGCTGAAGGATGCTCTTGGGAGACTGTTGTTGCTCAATTCACGAAGAAAGGACTCACTGAGCATGATGCCTTGACACAGGCACGAGTAGCCCGGATTCTTCGCAAAGAGGATTATGACTTCAAGAATAAGGCGGTGAAGTTATGGGAGCCAAAGCGGTAG
- a CDS encoding portal protein, with product MSDTKQKRSETAQSLYKRMETERAPYIRRAEECAKYTIPSLFPQQSDNANTDFATPYQSVGSRGVNNLGSKLMLALLPPNSPFFRLTPGQGAKENLETMQDVKEKVEQALMLLEQKITRYIETHQIRVTVAEALKVLVVTGNALLFLPPKEGGMKLYKLNSYVLQRDALGNVIQLVTVDKIAYAALPDDVKSMIDKSGQQKKPEDTVEIYTHAYLEDGQFVSYQEVAGEVIPGTEQTFPKDKTPWIPIRMFKVDGESYGRGFVEEYLGDLRSLEGLSKAIVELAAIAANIIFLVNPNGVTRVQKVAKAKPGEFVSGRPDDIHALQLEKYADLQVAEKTASGIEARLSYAFMLNSAVQRQGERVTAEEIRYVAGELEDTLGGIYSILSQELQLPLVRRLLAQLQSMGEIPDLPEGVVEPTITTGLEALGRGHDLNKLATFLDFTAKLPEASQRLKMDTLLTMVATALNLDTTNLVKSDEEIQQEMMQMQQMELLKQATPNLAKGFADAQLQGQNQGGK from the coding sequence ATGAGTGATACCAAACAAAAACGCTCAGAGACCGCACAGTCCTTATATAAGCGCATGGAAACCGAACGTGCGCCTTACATCCGAAGGGCCGAAGAGTGTGCTAAGTATACTATCCCCTCACTGTTTCCTCAACAGTCCGACAATGCAAATACGGACTTTGCTACTCCCTATCAATCCGTAGGGTCTCGCGGAGTCAATAACTTAGGCTCCAAATTGATGCTGGCTCTGCTCCCTCCGAACTCCCCATTCTTCAGGCTCACTCCGGGCCAAGGAGCAAAGGAAAACCTTGAGACCATGCAAGATGTCAAGGAGAAAGTCGAACAAGCCTTGATGCTATTGGAGCAGAAAATCACTCGGTATATCGAGACGCATCAAATCCGTGTGACTGTCGCAGAGGCTCTCAAAGTTCTCGTAGTGACAGGTAATGCTCTCCTATTCCTGCCTCCGAAAGAAGGCGGTATGAAACTCTACAAGTTGAACTCCTACGTTCTCCAAAGAGATGCCTTGGGTAATGTGATTCAACTGGTCACTGTAGACAAGATTGCTTATGCCGCTCTACCGGATGATGTTAAGTCCATGATTGATAAGTCTGGACAGCAAAAGAAACCTGAAGACACCGTTGAGATTTACACTCACGCTTATCTCGAAGATGGACAATTCGTGTCTTATCAAGAGGTCGCAGGTGAAGTTATTCCCGGTACTGAGCAGACATTCCCCAAAGATAAAACTCCGTGGATTCCTATTCGGATGTTCAAAGTGGATGGCGAATCGTATGGTCGTGGGTTTGTAGAAGAGTACCTTGGAGACCTCCGCTCACTTGAAGGTCTCTCGAAGGCCATAGTCGAACTTGCGGCTATAGCAGCCAATATCATTTTCCTTGTGAATCCTAATGGCGTGACTAGGGTTCAAAAGGTAGCCAAAGCGAAACCCGGAGAATTTGTGTCCGGTAGACCAGATGATATTCACGCACTACAACTTGAGAAATATGCTGACCTTCAGGTCGCAGAGAAAACAGCGAGCGGAATTGAGGCTCGCCTTTCTTATGCCTTCATGCTGAACTCCGCTGTCCAAAGACAAGGAGAGCGTGTTACTGCTGAAGAGATTCGCTATGTTGCTGGGGAACTTGAGGATACCCTTGGAGGCATCTACTCAATCCTGAGTCAAGAACTCCAACTCCCTCTTGTCCGTAGACTACTGGCTCAATTACAAAGCATGGGTGAAATCCCTGATTTACCGGAAGGTGTCGTTGAGCCTACTATCACAACTGGTCTGGAAGCCTTGGGCCGTGGACACGACTTGAATAAATTGGCTACGTTCCTTGACTTCACCGCTAAGTTACCAGAGGCTTCTCAGCGGCTCAAGATGGATACCCTGCTGACTATGGTAGCAACTGCACTCAACCTTGACACAACGAACCTCGTCAAGAGCGATGAGGAAATCCAACAAGAGATGATGCAGATGCAACAAATGGAACTCCTAAAGCAAGCAACTCCAAATCTTGCTAAAGGGTTCGCTGATGCTCAACTTCAAGGTCAAAATCAAGGAGGTAAATAA
- a CDS encoding capsid assembly protein — MADVENIYGDNAIVGNKEDAEKALEGRDVQITTTNTQTVNLKTEDGDGTVKTDDTPKDDTKDGDNKQPDTEVTPEKQLETDIKTQIQAEEDAKKDLAAKGVDFNAIAAEYEANGTLSADTLSKLEKAGYPKSVVDAYIAGMEATAARFEAQVYEYAGGKEAFQQMTQFVQGLGNEYVNAFNRVIETGDLTQIRIAIQGFKAQMTAKYGTANRTIMGKGNTTTGVQGFTSREEMVKAMSDPRYLRDPGYTREVQEKTMKSTFMR, encoded by the coding sequence ATGGCTGATGTTGAAAACATCTACGGTGACAATGCCATTGTAGGCAACAAAGAAGATGCTGAAAAGGCTCTTGAAGGTCGTGACGTACAGATTACCACGACCAATACCCAGACCGTCAACTTGAAAACCGAGGACGGAGATGGGACTGTAAAAACCGATGATACTCCAAAAGATGACACCAAAGATGGTGACAATAAACAACCCGACACTGAGGTAACTCCTGAGAAACAACTGGAGACTGACATCAAAACTCAGATTCAGGCTGAAGAAGATGCCAAGAAAGACCTTGCGGCTAAAGGCGTGGACTTCAATGCTATTGCCGCAGAGTATGAAGCCAATGGAACCCTGAGTGCTGACACTCTGTCTAAACTGGAAAAGGCTGGATACCCAAAGTCTGTAGTCGATGCGTATATCGCAGGTATGGAAGCGACTGCCGCACGATTCGAGGCACAGGTCTATGAGTACGCTGGCGGTAAAGAAGCGTTCCAGCAGATGACTCAGTTCGTACAAGGACTCGGTAATGAGTATGTCAATGCGTTCAACCGTGTCATTGAAACTGGAGACCTGACACAAATCCGCATCGCTATCCAAGGGTTCAAAGCCCAGATGACCGCTAAGTACGGTACAGCGAACCGGACTATCATGGGTAAAGGCAACACAACCACTGGTGTCCAAGGGTTCACCTCTCGTGAAGAAATGGTAAAAGCGATGAGTGACCCTCGCTACTTGCGTGACCCCGGTTATACCAGAGAAGTCCAAGAGAAAACCATGAAGTCAACCTTCATGCGCTAA